In the genome of Segnochrobactrum spirostomi, the window TCCTCGCCCGCATCCTCGCGCGGGCCGACTTCGTCACCGAGCTCGCCGACTTCGTCGCCAGGATCGCTCCCGCCGGCGCGCTCAACAGCCTGATCCAGACCGCGCTCAAGATGACGACGCCCGGCGTGCCCGATCTCTATCAGGGCACGGAGTTCTGGGATTTCAGCCTCGTCGATCCCGACAACCGACGTCCGGTCGATTTCGACGCCCGCCGCGACGCGCTCGCGGCCGGCGCGACCCCGACCGAGCTCCTTGCGGCGTGGCGCGACGGCCGGGTGAAGCAGGCGATGATCGCCGCGCTCGCCGGCGCCCGCACCGCCAACCCCGCTTTGTGGGCGCGCGGCGCCTACGAGCCGCTGATGATCGAGGGGGCCCAGGCCGGCCGCGCCCTCGCCTTCGCGCGGCGGCTCGGCCGGGAAGAGGCTGTCGTCGTGATGCCCCTGCGCGCCGCCCGTCTCCTCGCCGGGGACCTGCCGCAGGTGACCGCGGAATCCTGGGGCGACACCGCGCTCGTGCTGCCGGCGACCGCCGGCGAAGCACCGCTGACCGATGTCCTGAGCGGGCAGGTCCTCCCCGCCGCAGGCCGCATCCCCCTCGCCTCGCTGCTGAAGGATTTTCCGATCGCAGTGCTCACGACGCCTGCAGAGGGGACGTAAGAGGCACCGCCGATGCAACTTTTATTGCTTTAACGGACCTCTCCGCCCTTCCCTTCTCCCCGCAAGCGGGGAGAAGGTGGGCCGACAGGCCCGGATGAGGGGCCTTTGTCACGCGCCCAGACATGCAATAATTCGATTTTATATCAATAAGAAAGCCCCTCATCCGCCCCTTCGGGGCACCTTCTCCCCGAGGGGGAGAAGGGAGGGGCGGCGCGGCCGAGCGATGACCCGCAGCACAATTACCGCGCGAGGCAAGCACGCCGCGGACGGCAGACCGACGCCTACTTCTGCCGCAGCAACTGCCCGCACGCCACGGCACGGTCCGTCGGCGTGACGTGGGTGTAGCAATAGTCCAACGTATCGGCGTCCACGATCGTTCCGGAGAAGGTTCCATCTTCGTCCGCCATGACGAAGTGCTTTTCGTCCACGGACAGGACCCCGATTAATTTCTCGGTGACTTTCGCCGAAGCATGATGCCCCCAGAACGTCCGCCCCTCCTGACCTTCGAACCGGAACACGAATTTCGAAGCGTCACGGTGGAGCGTCGCATCGCCCGGGACAGGCGTGGTTCCGCTCGCCTGGTGCTTGCTCGGTCCATCGATGAGATGGGCGCCGTTGGCCGGAATCCAAGTCCCTTTCAAATCCGGGACATCCTCCGCCAGAGCGCCGTTACATCCCATAATAAGCGTCAGTGCAGCGCCGATCGCGCAACCCGTCTTCATCGCGATACCCCCTTGAGAAACCTGCAATAACGGGTGGCGCTCCCGGCCGGATGGTTCCGGCGGGAGCGTCCACCTGCGCCCGGCGATGATCGCTCAGCCTTCCCGATTGGGCGTGCCGATGACGTGTGTGTTCGGCGGCAGCATCACCTCGTCGAAGGTCTGGGTGAACATCGCCGCGGCGAAGAAGGCGACGGCGTGCAGCACTTCGGTTCCGGTGTTGACGATGTCGTGGCGGACATTCGCCGGCAGCGCGAAGACGCTGCCCGGACCGATCGCCTGGGTGCCGTCCTCCATCAGAAGTTCGCCGGTGCCGGAGAGAATGTACTGCGTCTCTTCGGTGGCGTCGGTGTGCCAGCCGAGCCGGTCACCCGGGTTGATCTCGTAGACGATGGTCGAAGACTGCACCGCGCCATGACCGCCGCAGGTGGCAAATGCGCCGACCCAATTGACCGACTTGTCCTTCGCACCCTGAACGTGGAGGCGCGGAATGTCCTGCGAGACGACGATAGGTACCATCTAATTTCCCTCATTGAGGTTGCGCACCGTCATCCCGGCGCGGGTTCGATGACGAACGGCATTCGGCGGACGGAGCAATCGGACGCAGGGATGCGCGCGCACGCCGGCGCGCCGATCGCGGTCAAACGGAAATCATCGACGGAGCTGTGGGCGACACGCGCAGCGGATAGACCTGCCGCGCCGGTCATTCCTCTCAAGACGAGCCGCGCGCGGTCACGCGCGACACGAGCTGTCCCCGGTGTTTGATCCATGGTGCAGGTGATGACCGGACCATGATGAGCGAGACGCAGCCGAGAGACCAGCCGCTTTCGACCGAGCCGGCGGGAACTTTTCGCCGACAACTTAGAATGGAAATCTACTCGGCGGGTTCGATGACCGGCCGCATCACGGCAGCAGGCTCGGAGACGGCAGCGGGGGCGAAGGGCGCGATCCCGTAGGCGAGGCGGTAGATCATGTCGTGTCCCGCCATCGTATCGGC includes:
- a CDS encoding cupin domain-containing protein, producing MVPIVVSQDIPRLHVQGAKDKSVNWVGAFATCGGHGAVQSSTIVYEINPGDRLGWHTDATEETQYILSGTGELLMEDGTQAIGPGSVFALPANVRHDIVNTGTEVLHAVAFFAAAMFTQTFDEVMLPPNTHVIGTPNREG